The nucleotide sequence AAAAATAAAGTGAAGTCGGTATAAATTCAAATTAACTTAGCAAAAATCAACAGAGCTACCAATCAAAATAGCAATTTTGTAACTACACATACAGTTTATAGTGCTATGCAAAAATTATATTTGAATGAGGGCCCTTACTATTGAATTGAAAGATGGATgttctttttttaaattaggCCGACCTCACCAATCAAAATTACAGTGCTATGCACAACAAATATTCGTAATCTATACCAGCTCTAGCCTGCTTCGACCCGTTGgatttgaaaggaaaatagGCAATATAGTAATTTGCCCTGCAAAATCATACGGAAAAATCCATGAGCATGTTGGACAAATCAGAGATATATGGATGCGCAAATACACAGAGACCACAACCAGATTCATCAGAAGCATGGATGAATCTACATGGAAGCACTTGATAATTTTGCTCTTATTCTCTCAGCCACATATACAGTTCTTCGCTTTACCTACGGTTACTGGACcagaaatacaaaacaaaatcggTGTGCTTTACTTTGTGAGGTTTGATTTGTAGAGGACCGGAGCTGGGTTTGGTTTTGGCTTGAGGCAGTGGGAGAGGAGTTTCCACCAGAATATTCATTTCAACAGCAAGCGCAGAAATTACATATAAGAGAaactaaaaaattgaagaaacagaGGTAAGAACACTACCAAATCCGGGCCCACCAGGTCATGCGCTACCACTGCAGTGTAATCTGCTTCTCTGAGACCCATTTGTTCCATAAAATCCGACGCTTTTGAGCTTCAAGAAACCCATAGCCCCCAACTGGTCCAatccacaaaaaaaaatcataaaccaagcaaaaaattaaagaaatctcATACCTTCCATAAAAATCAAAGCGAAAACCAGAGAAGCTACAGTCGTGAGGAtatgaagagattgataccttaccGGACGTTGGGGGTAGCCCAAGTTGACCGAAATCGACGAAACCTTGCTCGATTTCATCGTTGTATGGCAAACTTATGGCGAATTGAAGCTTGATGAGAAGAAGCGGAGGAactgcgagagagagagagacagagagagagagacagagagagagagagagagagagagagagaattcgaGAGCTAAACAACAAAATTTCAATGACGGTAACTTTTAACAAAGCAAATGGCAAACCAAACAATAAACAATGAATTTAAAACAGTGCATTACCTGTTGAATCAGaggaaaaaaactgaaaaccccTACCCTCCCATACCTCCCTCTGCCATTCTCTCCTCACCAACCTTATGCGGTAACCCATTAACCCCAAAAAATGCACACAGCCAtgctttctcctctctctctctcccgctgTCCATATCTCTCTCTAAAATTGGAGAAAGTCCCATAGGTCCTGGCAGAGGACCTAGctaaatctctctctcactcggtCGAAGCCCGTAGCTCCCATCTCTCTCCAATCTGTCAGTCCCTCTGTCCCCCTCCTCTCCTCCCCACAACAACCCTCTGACCGATGCATGAGCCACCTTGCGCTTCCTCGGCCATATCATCTGGTGGATCTTGAAGAATTACATAGCTTGGGGGTATCATCTTGAGGACCCATATCATCTGGATCAGAACAAGGCCCTCCTCCGTACATATTGCTCCACTCTTCGTCTGGAGGGTGGAGTTCTAACTCTCGGAGTGACAGACCAGCAGCATCTGCACCTCTAGGCCGGGGCATATTCTGTATAGCCCATCCGAAAAAGAGATTGTAACTATGAGATTTCAGATTGTGATTGACACCAAAAATTAACTAAAACTACCGTATAGAATTTTTAGCAACCAGTTAACAAGAAAGTTAatcctcttcgacagaataAAGTTGCAGGCGTTGAGTTTAGCGGCATTATTAACAAGAGCAGAAACCATGCAACTCCATCATCATGCATGAGTGGTATTTTAGGAAGTACAACTAGACCTGCATGTGAGGTCCTATTTGTCATGAAAAAATGATTGACACTGATGATGAAAGGTCAAAGGGACTAACTTTTGATGATAGAAAGGGTTCCTGGCAAGAAAGCAGCGAATAGAAGCAAACAGTTGGGTGCCAAGTCCCGGAGAATGATGGGAGGAGAGAAGAAGAGGGCTTCTCTGAACATATTAAAAACCTTAAATGCATTTATAAGTTAAATTAAACCACCACAGAAACAAGAAAGTTCAAAAAGAGAGAACATATTAAAAACAGATCAAAGGCATGCAAAAAAATACATACTGTATCTGCAAACTAGATGATTAAACCAGAAAGTTTCCTAGCTTAGTCGTCGTGGTTTGTCATTATGGTTgtcatcatcgtcatcattAGCATCACCGTCTTGGTCCccctcatcatcatcttcatcatcgtcTTGGTCCTCCTCATCATCATCCTCATCGTCGTTgtcatcatcctcatcaaaatcatcatcttcatgaTCCTCATCAGAATCATCAACTTCGGTAGAAATTTTTTCTAAGGCCCGTTCGTAAGGGATAGAATAGTAAAAAAAGGACCAACCTTCGAAAGTCGTAAGTTTGTTGCATAGTAAACGTACCCCTATTTTTACCACAGTATCTGGAAATTTTGCAATAACATGGACCAAATCACCTTCTTCCAAATTGAACTCAGTTTCCGACAACGATATATTTCCCAGGCAAAGGTACTCTTGTTTGACAATATCATTTCTTATACTGACATAAAAACTAGTACCCTTGGTGTGATTAATAACATAAATATCATAATACCCCTGAGGATCAGACGAGCTGTCGTCACGAGCAACACAAGCCAGGCACACAGCCAATGCTTTTGCATTACAACCAATTTCCTTAGGCACTTCAAAAGAGACTTGGGCACCCTCGTTGACTTGATTGAACCAAGTGGGAATTTGCCTTCCTACAAGTCTCATGTATCCATCTCCTGTCCATCCCTACACCATGTTGAACAAGATTTGTGTGAGTAATACATGCATAACACACATATGCGAGGGAGGGAGGAGAGGGGGTGCTGTGGAAGAGAGAGAACCTGTAGCGTGCTATCCTTAAGAAGGAAATCCATGACATTGTTGTGTGTTAACATATCAAGTCTGAGGCCCGAGTTTAACGCGCTCTCCAAGCCTGGAAACTCAATGAGTTTGGGGGAACTGAGATACACGATTGTCGACATGCCTGAAAAATCTGACATTCTTTCTAATGCAGAGCAGTCCTTCATCTCCAGGATACCCAAACTTTTTGGTAAATCTGTGATCTCGACAAGGTTTCTGCAACTATCCAAGCGTAGTTCAATAAGCATGGACAGGCCACTGAGGCTTGGAAGGCTCTGAAAATTATTGTTATCTAGAAATAAGTACTCTAAACAAGGTAGACTACACCCAATATCATTAGGCACTTCCATTAAATTGCAGTGTCCCAAAGATAACTCTGTTAAAGAGCCTAAGCCTCGTAAGGAAGGTAGCTGCAAAGGACACTTCAAGTAACTCAAAGATAAGCGCTCGAGCTTCTCCAGTCGTACGATGGAAGGTGGTACTTTTTTTATGGCCGTCCCATCAGCAAAAAGAGTGACCAATGATGCCATTTTTCCCAAGTGCTCAGACAAGCTTCGGAATCTTGAACAGCCATCGAGAACAAGAGTTTTGACAGATTTCAACTTGTAGAAACTCCTCGGGAGAGCCTTAAGCGTTTCACAGTCTTTCAAATTCACCAACACAAGACTCTTGAGATCTCCGATGGACTTGTGAACTTTAGCCAACCTCTTACAGTCTTTGAGTATCAATTTCTCAAGATTTGGGAATTTCGAAAAGTCTGGCAATTGTGTTAGATCGTGGGAGTGGCTGAGATTCAGAATCTTCAACTTACTAAGCAACtgttaagaaaaatcaaatttaaattaaaaatttaaatccaaaaagaaGATGCAGAGCATAAAAATAATTCCTAATTTGGTTCAGGTTACGCATTGTACTTACCCCAGAATACTCACAAAGAACTTGTTTGAGGCTGCTATACCGCATGTCGATAGCGACTATGCTTGGTTGACACAATTCTATTGGTATGAACTCCAATGGGAATCCATGCCAGCACAACCATCTTAGATTTTTGGAAAGACATTGGTATCCCCCAGCAAGCCGAACGTAGTTTAGTTGGAGCAATCTCAGTCCCTTCATATTTCTAAATGCCTCAGTACTGAAACTAGCCTCTTCAAGGCTCAGCATATTCAAAGCCAGACCACCAATTTTTTCAGTTCCCTGCTATCCGAAAAACAGACTCTAAATAAGAGAAGGCTTTGCATGAAAAAAAGTTCGATTACTTATACTTCTCTTTCATTACGTACACATTTAACATAAAGTTCGATTAGGAAAGTACTTACAGATTTGTCTATCAACACAGCATTTACATCTTCAGGACGCCACAATCTACTTCGTTCTCCAGGGAAATCAGGATTTTCTGCATGCACGATATCTCTGCCCATATCACGAAGCAAATCATGCATCATCATCTTGTTTTTGCCATTAATAGTTACAAGGCACCGATTAAGGAGGACCTTGATTCCTGCTGTTGCATAAAGGCCACAACCATCCAAGATTTGTATGACATCATTCTTGTCCATTCCGATAAAAAAACAAGCTATATCAAGGAATATCCCCCTCTCATAATCATCATTTAGCCCGTCGTAGCTTATTTTCAGCTGTGCCTGAATTTTTCCAGGAGGAATTATTTTCAATTTATCCAATATACTTTTCCATTCTGCTACACTTCCTTCGAAAAGAGTAGATCCTAAAATTTGAAGAGCCAGCGGCAGTCCTCCACAGTAATTGACAACTTCTTTTGCAAGCTCGAGATATTTACTAGGACAACAACTACTTCTGAAAGCATGCCAACTTAGGAGCTCAAGAGCTTCTTTTCGATCCATTCTTTTTGCCGGAAATATCATATCAACTGCAAATTGCTTTAGTATATGTTTGTTTCTTGTTGTGATGATAATTCTGCTCCCCGGGCCAAAAGAGTGGCGATTTCCAGCTAATTCGTGTAGCTGCTTCACATCGTCTACATCATCAAATATGACAAGTACCTTTAAGCATTGAAATCTTTCCCCTACCAAGGCGGTCCCTGCAGCAACACTGCTTACCTTTGTCTTGGTCGTTTGCAAGATATCAGAAAGAAGTTGGTTTTGCAATTTTTCTAGTTTCTTTTCCCTCactttttcaaggaaacttttaccttcaaacatttcataaaatttGTTATAAATGGCTTTTGCAATCGTTGTTTTACCTATTCCACCCATACCTGTAATTCCAATCACGCGAACATCATCCGAACATCCGATGCCTAAACATTTACTGATATCTAGCACTCGAGAATCTATTCCGACTGGGTAGGGCGCTACGTCTAAATATTTGTTGTTCAGCTTCGTAGTGACTTCATTAGTAATCATCCTGATAAACTTTGCTTCATGCCTGGCATTagtgaagttgagaagcaaaacGAAGATTGTTATACAACTACAAGACGAAATTGAACTAATACACAAAATTATTTATCATGATTAGAGATTTTAATTAAGACAATTTTCTTTGAGGTGTTGTGCTTAAACTTAGCAGACATCaattaaacttaaaattaaataagaaacacaaacaaacaaaaccagcATCCCCACCGCAGGCATTCGCCGGCAGCTTCCCAGCTGTGATTAGTGTAGCCTTAACAGTTTAAGCTTTATTGTATGATTTTATTAAAAGAGGTCTAAGAAATCGCATGCTTCCAAATTAATAAGCAAAGGTACGTTAAAGCCTTAATtcataagaaaagaaattagtaagtaCCCGTCCAAAGTGTTTCTGAGATCCCACCCAGACAAATTCGAAGCTTCATTAAGAGCGGTTCTCCACCTCTCTAACTTCCACCTCTCTACCTTCTTTTCATCTGTATGTTTCAGAAACGATTGTGAAAAACTACCAGTCTGTTTCCTGACATGCGAAGGATCAACGTCATAGAATATCGGCAAAACTAATTGCCCTAGCGTTCTTCTACATTCCATGATCTTAACCAGCTCCTCGAGACACCAGCTGGAGTCCGCGTACCATCTTGAGAAGACGATGATAGAGATCCTAGAACCCTGGATTGCCCGCACAAGTTCGGTAGTTATATCTTCTCCTCTTCTTAGTTTTTCGTCGTCAATAAAGGCGTTGATTCCGGCCTTTGTCAATGCTTCGTGGAGGTGGCCCGTGAAGTTTTTACGTGTGTCTTCGCCTCTAAAGCTTATGAACACTTCGTAAAGTGAGCCTTTTGAGGAGGACGATGACAGGGAGGCAGAGGAGGacgatgaggatgaggatgagggcAAGGAGGTGGAGGAGGCAGAGGAGGCAGAGGAGGAAGATGAGGATGAGGGTGAGGGCGAGGAGGCGGAGGAGGACGATGAGGATGAGGGCAAGGAGGAGGACGAGGATGAGGCTTTATCGGGGACGGAGATATTCATTTGGCGAAAGACGAGGCCGAGGGAGCAGAGGAGGAAGATGAGGACATCAAAGACAAGACTGGAATTGCGAGCCGCAAAGTGGTAGGGCACTAACACCAGCACCAGAGTTAACAACTTCCCTAAGCTCAACCAAGATATATCGCGGAATATCTCCCTCTCGTAGTCATCATTCAACCCTTTGTAACTTATTTTCAGCTGTTCCTGAATGTTATCAAGAGgaatttctttcaatttatcCAATGTACTTTTCCAATCTCCTATGCTTCGGTTGAACAGGTTAGAACCTAAAACTTGAAGAGCCAATGGCACTCCTCCACAGTAATTGACAACTTCTCTTGCAAGCTCAAGATATTGACTAGGACAACAACTACTTCTGAAAGCATGCCAACTTAGGAGCTCAAGAGCTTCTTCTCGTTTCATTTCTATCGCCGGATATACCATATCAACTGCAAATTCTTTTAACACATGTTCGTTTCTTGTTGTGATGATAATTCTGCTCCCCGAGCCAAAAGAGTGGCGATTTCTAGCTAATTCGTGTAGCTGCTTCACATCGTCTACATCATCAAATATGACAAGTACCTTTAAGCGTCGAAATCTTTCCCCTACCAAGGCGGTCCCTGCAGCAACACTGCTTACTTTTGTCTTGGTGGTTTGCAAGATATCAGAAAGAAGttgtttttgcaatttttctAGTTTCTTTTCCCTCactttttcaaggaaacttttACCTCGAAACTTGTCAGAAAATTGATTATAAATGGCTTTAGCAAGCGTTGTTTTACCTATTCCACCCATGCCCAAAATTCCAATCACCCGAACATCATCTGAATCTCCAATGCATAAATAATTACTAATATCTTGCACTCGAGAATCTATTCCGACTTGGTAGGGCGCTACGTCTAAGTATGTGTTGTTCAGCTTCCTAGTGACTTCCTCAGTAATCATCCTGATAAACTTTGCTTCATGCCTGGCATTAGTCAAGTTGAGAAGCAAAACGAAGATTATTATACAACTACAAGACGAAATTGAACTAATACACAAAATTACTTATCATGACTAGAGATTTTATTTAAGACAATCTTCTTTGAGGTGTTGTGTTTAAACTTagcaaaaatcaattaaaatttcagattagaaacacaaacaaacaaaaccagcATCTCTTCCCTCTGCAGCCATTCGACGGCGGCTCTCCTGCTGTGTTAGTGTAAGCTTAACAGTTGAAGCTTTATTGTATGATTTTATTAAAAGAGGTTTAAGAAATCTCATGCTTCCAAATTAATAAGAAAAGGCACGTTAAAGCCTAAATTCATAAGAGAAGAAATTAGTAAGTACCCGTCCAAAGTGTTTTGGAGATCCCAGCCAGACAAATTCGAAGCTTCAGTAAGAGCAGTTCTCCACCTCTCTTCCTTCCATCTCGCTACCTTCTTTTCATCTATATGTTTCAGAAACAATTGTCCAAAACTGTCAATCTGCTTCCTGACATGCGAAGGATCAATGTCATAGAATACCGGCAAAACTAATTGCCCCAGCGTTCTTCTACACTCCATGATCTTAACCAGCTCCTCGAGGCACCAGCTGGAGTTCGCATATTGTCTAGAGAAGACGATGATAGAGATCTTGGAACCTTGGATTGCCCGCTCAAATGCGGTTGTTAATTCTTCTCCCCTTTTTAGTTCTTCGTCGTCAATAAAAGCATTGATTCCAGCCTTTGTTAATGCTTCATAGAGGTGGCCCGTGAAGTTTTTACGTGTGTCTTCGCCTCTGAAGCTTATGAACACGTCGTAGAGCGAACCTTTTGAGAAGGAGGACGAGGACAAGGAGGCGGAGGTGGACGATGAGGATGAGAATGAGGGCGAGGAGGTGGAGGacgatgaggatgaggatgaggatgaggatgaggatgaggatccgggtgaggaggaggaggacgacgagGCTTTATTGGGGACTGAGGCATTCACTTGGTGAAAGACGAGGCCGAGGGAGCAGAGGAGGAAGATGAGGACATCAAAGACAAGACCGGAATTGCGAGCCGCAAAGTGGTAGGACACCAACACCAGCACCAAAGTTAACAGCTTCCCTAAGCTCGACCAGGTATccatttccttcattttctttaGGCAAATTGAAGGTtttcggagaggatcctctccggacccAAACCCACCGGAGCCTCCGgatcttcctccttcttccttcttctctgcagatttccttcttccttcttctctgcAGATTTagttctgcttcttcttcaattcttcttcttcacttccttcttccttctttgtttgtttatcGGAAAactttcttcttcaattatgCATCTTCTGCATCTTCTCCGACAACCAGCTCCGAGGAAGTCACGACGCCGGCTTCGGGAAAGCACGACGCCGACTCCGGGAAAGCCCAAGATGCCGACGAAGACGGATCCGGATGCTCCGGTTGGTTTgggtccggagaggatcctctcccaAGGTTTTTGGCGatattgattttcttttttttctgccGGAActactttcttcttcttataaTTAATAAACCCGTCAACCCATGAGGCTGGGCCCCATTTCCCTCagccttttcctttttcctttacttttttcttcttttttggcGATTTTCCTTCACTTTTGGTCAATCATGTGCGTTTTCATTGGACGGAGGACTATGCATGTTGGGTGATCGCCAAACGGCTGGAAAAAATTTATAACCAAGcggacattttttttttctctgatgTTCAACTGCAAGCAGAAATTCTGTTAGTTTAAAGGATTTAAGGATTAAGTGCATTTTTTAAAGAGGATTAGCTTGGAAGGGATAACTAAGCATATTTAAAAGAGGAGTTAAATGTCCACATCAGaaataacagtaaaaaaatacGCATTAGTGTCAgcaagtttaatttttttttaacaaacgatattatcaggAATGTCTCACAAtaagctaacaataatgtggttcaaactttTATTCTTACTTTTTGTTCTAAATACTTAttaaaatcatgaaaaataaataatgtaataaaaagtggtttaaatttgacatatcagatggagaataaaattttaaaaaaaaatcaaagtgcCACATAAgctttcaaatttaaaatttatgtttgaaatttaaaatctaCTTTGGAAATGAACAAatcagttgttttttttttatggatttcTTTATAGATAATGTTGGCGGTattagaaaattttattaacatgaaaaaaaatatacttaATCAATGGACATAAACCTTAACCCTTAATTTGGTCCAAGATATTATTAGAGAATTCCCACTTGATTTGGTcccatataattttattttcccTGCTAGCAAGATTATGAATTCCAACTATCTTTAGTTTTGTTGGAATAATTTCCCTAGTCATAATACAAAATTAAGAATACCAactatgcttttttttttcggctagaacaataaaaaataaattaaaaaatcaagATCAAAGAAAATGATAGGAAAGAGCAACAGCTTGCATATGTATAGTTTATATGAAAGTGAATTATATGCTTTTGCttatatctttattttatttttatgagttCGTGTTTGTACCAAGATAGCAGTCAATTTAAGATTAGTATTGAATGGCTCTATAATAAACAGCCCAACTTTCCAAGATCCGGAATCAAGTGGGTCTAAAGA is from Malus sylvestris chromosome 5, drMalSylv7.2, whole genome shotgun sequence and encodes:
- the LOC126622351 gene encoding disease resistance protein RUN1-like isoform X9 — protein: MKEMDTWSSLGKLLTLVLVLVSYHFAARNSGLVFDVLIFLLCSLGLVFHQVNASVPNKASSSSSSSPGSSSSSSSSSSSSSSSTSSPSFSSSSSTSASLSSSSFSKGSLYDVFISFRGEDTRKNFTGHLYEALTKAGINAFIDDEELKRGEELTTAFERAIQGSKISIIVFSRQYANSSWCLEELVKIMECRRTLGQLVLPVFYDIDPSHVRKQIDSFGQLFLKHIDEKKVARWKEERWRTALTEASNLSGWDLQNTLDGHEAKFIRMITEEVTRKLNNTYLDVAPYQVGIDSRVQDISNYLCIGDSDDVRVIGILGMGGIGKTTLAKAIYNQFSDKFRGKSFLEKVREKKLEKLQKQLLSDILQTTKTKVSSVAAGTALVGERFRRLKVLVIFDDVDDVKQLHELARNRHSFGSGSRIIITTRNEHVLKEFAVDMVYPAIEMKREEALELLSWHAFRSSCCPSQYLELAREVVNYCGGVPLALQVLGSNLFNRSIGDWKSTLDKLKEIPLDNIQEQLKISYKGLNDDYEREIFRDISWLSLGKLLTLVLVLVPYHFAARNSSLVFDVLIFLLCSLGLVFRQMNISVPDKASSSSSSLPSSSSSSSASSPSPSSSSSSSASSASSTSLPSSSSSSSSSASLSSSSSKGSLYEVFISFRGEDTRKNFTGHLHEALTKAGINAFIDDEKLRRGEDITTELVRAIQGSRISIIVFSRWYADSSWCLEELVKIMECRRTLGQLVLPIFYDVDPSHVRKQTGSFSQSFLKHTDEKKVERWKLERWRTALNEASNLSGWDLRNTLDGHEAKFIRMITNEVTTKLNNKYLDVAPYPVGIDSRVLDISKCLGIGCSDDVRVIGITGMGGIGKTTIAKAIYNKFYEMFEGKSFLEKVREKKLEKLQNQLLSDILQTTKTKVSSVAAGTALVGERFQCLKVLVIFDDVDDVKQLHELAGNRHSFGPGSRIIITTRNKHILKQFAVDMIFPAKRMDRKEALELLSWHAFRSSCCPSKYLELAKEVVNYCGGLPLALQILGSTLFEGSVAEWKSILDKLKIIPPGKIQAQLKISYDGLNDDYERGIFLDIACFFIGMDKNDVIQILDGCGLYATAGIKVLLNRCLVTINGKNKMMMHDLLRDMGRDIVHAENPDFPGERSRLWRPEDVNAVLIDKSQGTEKIGGLALNMLSLEEASFSTEAFRNMKGLRLLQLNYVRLAGGYQCLSKNLRWLCWHGFPLEFIPIELCQPSIVAIDMRYSSLKQVLCEYSGLLSKLKILNLSHSHDLTQLPDFSKFPNLEKLILKDCKRLAKVHKSIGDLKSLVLVNLKDCETLKALPRSFYKLKSVKTLVLDGCSRFRSLSEHLGKMASLVTLFADGTAIKKVPPSIVRLEKLERLSLSYLKCPLQLPSLRGLGSLTELSLGHCNLMEVPNDIGCSLPCLEYLFLDNNNFQSLPSLSGLSMLIELRLDSCRNLVEITDLPKSLGILEMKDCSALERMSDFSGMSTIVYLSSPKLIEFPGLESALNSGLRLDMLTHNNVMDFLLKDSTLQGWTGDGYMRLVGRQIPTWFNQVNEGAQVSFEVPKEIGCNAKALAVCLACVARDDSSSDPQGYYDIYVINHTKGTSFYVSIRNDIVKQEYLCLGNISLSETEFNLEEGDLVHVIAKFPDTVVKIGVRLLCNKLTTFEGWSFFYYSIPYERALEKISTEVDDSDEDHEDDDFDEDDDNDDEDDDEEDQDDDEDDDEGDQDGDANDDDDDNHNDKPRRLS
- the LOC126622351 gene encoding disease resistance protein RUN1-like isoform X7, with amino-acid sequence MKEMDTWSSLGKLLTLVLVLVSYHFAARNSGLVFDVLIFLLCSLGLVFHQVNASVPNKASSSSSSSPGSSSSSSSSSSSSSSSTSSPSFSSSSSTSASLSSSSFSKGSLYDVFISFRGEDTRKNFTGHLYEALTKAGINAFIDDEELKRGEELTTAFERAIQGSKISIIVFSRQYANSSWCLEELVKIMECRRTLGQLVLPVFYDIDPSHVRKQIDSFGQLFLKHIDEKKVARWKEERWRTALTEASNLSGWDLQNTLDGHEAKFIRMITEEVTRKLNNTYLDVAPYQVGIDSRVQDISNYLCIGDSDDVRVIGILGMGGIGKTTLAKAIYNQFSDKFRGKSFLEKVREKKLEKLQKQLLSDILQTTKTKVSSVAAGTALVGERFRRLKVLVIFDDVDDVKQLHELARNRHSFGSGSRIIITTRNEHVLKEFAVDMVYPAIEMKREEALELLSWHAFRSSCCPSQYLELAREVVNYCGGVPLALQVLGSNLFNRSIGDWKSTLDKLKEIPLDNIQEQLKISYKGLNDDYEREIFRDISWLSLGKLLTLVLVLVPYHFAARNSSLVFDVLIFLLCSLGLVFRQMNISVPDKASSSSSSLPSSSSSSSASSPSPSSSSSSSASSASSTSLPSSSSSSSSSASLSSSSSKGSLYEVFISFRGEDTRKNFTGHLHEALTKAGINAFIDDEKLRRGEDITTELVRAIQGSRISIIVFSRWYADSSWCLEELVKIMECRRTLGQLVLPIFYDVDPSHVRKQTGSFSQSFLKHTDEKKVERWKLERWRTALNEASNLSGWDLRNTLDGHEAKFIRMITNEVTTKLNNKYLDVAPYPVGIDSRVLDISKCLGIGCSDDVRVIGITGMGGIGKTTIAKAIYNKFYEMFEGKSFLEKVREKKLEKLQNQLLSDILQTTKTKVSSVAAGTALVGERFQCLKVLVIFDDVDDVKQLHELAGNRHSFGPGSRIIITTRNKHILKQFAVDMIFPAKRMDRKEALELLSWHAFRSSCCPSKYLELAKEVVNYCGGLPLALQILGSTLFEGSVAEWKSILDKLKIIPPGKIQAQLKISYDGLNDDYERGIFLDIACFFIGMDKNDVIQILDGCGLYATAGIKVLLNRCLVTINGKNKMMMHDLLRDMGRDIVHAENPDFPGERSRLWRPEDVNAVLIDKSQGTEKIGGLALNMLSLEEASFSTEAFRNMKGLRLLQLNYVRLAGGYQCLSKNLRWLCWHGFPLEFIPIELCQPSIVAIDMRYSSLKQVLCEYSGLLSKLKILNLSHSHDLTQLPDFSKFPNLEKLILKDCKRLAKVHKSIGDLKSLVLVNLKDCETLKALPRSFYKLKSVKTLVLDGCSRFRSLSEHLGKMASLVTLFADGTAIKKVPPSIVRLEKLERLSLSYLKCPLQLPSLRGLGSLTELSLGHCNLMEVPNDIGCSLPCLEYLFLDNNNFQSLPSLSGLSMLIELRLDSCRNLVEITDLPKSLGILEMKDCSALERMSDFSGMSTIVYLSSPKLIEFPGLESALNSGLRLDMLTHNNVMDFLLKDSTLQGWTGRGHITLAGGQIPTWFNHVNEGAQVSFEVPKEIGRNPKALAVCMAYRSFIDVDSVFFGSCFICVINHTKRTSFFVDLMSPPACGGEYLWLGHIPLWEDKFNFEEGDLVLVIAKILRSDQFMVKKTGVRLRSEFMVKKTGVRLVCDKTFEGRLYYRYYPIPYDRALEEIPTENDEDFHEDYENDNEDDSEDDDDDDTNDEGDDNQDDDDDHDDHVS
- the LOC126622351 gene encoding disease resistance protein RPV1-like isoform X3, with product MKEMDTWSSLGKLLTLVLVLVSYHFAARNSGLVFDVLIFLLCSLGLVFHQVNASVPNKASSSSSSSPGSSSSSSSSSSSSSSSTSSPSFSSSSSTSASLSSSSFSKGSLYDVFISFRGEDTRKNFTGHLYEALTKAGINAFIDDEELKRGEELTTAFERAIQGSKISIIVFSRQYANSSWCLEELVKIMECRRTLGQLVLPVFYDIDPSHVRKQIDSFGQLFLKHIDEKKVARWKEERWRTALTEASNLSGWDLQNTLDGHEAKFIRMITEEVTRKLNNTYLDVAPYQVGIDSRVQDISNYLCIGDSDDVRVIGILGMGGIGKTTLAKAIYNQFSDKFRGKSFLEKVREKKLEKLQKQLLSDILQTTKTKVSSVAAGTALVGERFRRLKVLVIFDDVDDVKQLHELARNRHSFGSGSRIIITTRNEHVLKEFAVDMVYPAIEMKREEALELLSWHAFRSSCCPSQYLELAREVVNYCGGVPLALQVLGSNLFNRSIGDWKSTLDKLKEIPLDNIQEQLKISYKGLNDDYEREIFRDISWLSLGKLLTLVLVLVPYHFAARNSSLVFDVLIFLLCSLGLVFRQMNISVPDKASSSSSSLPSSSSSSSASSPSPSSSSSSSASSASSTSLPSSSSSSSSSASLSSSSSKGSLYEVFISFRGEDTRKNFTGHLHEALTKAGINAFIDDEKLRRGEDITTELVRAIQGSRISIIVFSRWYADSSWCLEELVKIMECRRTLGQLVLPIFYDVDPSHVRKQTGSFSQSFLKHTDEKKVERWKLERWRTALNEASNLSGWDLRNTLDGHEAKFIRMITNEVTTKLNNKYLDVAPYPVGIDSRVLDISKCLGIGCSDDVRVIGITGMGGIGKTTIAKAIYNKFYEMFEGKSFLEKVREKKLEKLQNQLLSDILQTTKTKVSSVAAGTALVGERFQCLKVLVIFDDVDDVKQLHELAGNRHSFGPGSRIIITTRNKHILKQFAVDMIFPAKRMDRKEALELLSWHAFRSSCCPSKYLELAKEVVNYCGGLPLALQILGSTLFEGSVAEWKSILDKLKIIPPGKIQAQLKISYDGLNDDYERGIFLDIACFFIGMDKNDVIQILDGCGLYATAGIKVLLNRCLVTINGKNKMMMHDLLRDMGRDIVHAENPDFPGERSRLWRPEDVNAVLIDKSQGTEKIGGLALNMLSLEEASFSTEAFRNMKGLRLLQLNYVRLAGGYQCLSKNLRWLCWHGFPLEFIPIELCQPSIVAIDMRYSSLKQVLCEYSGLLSKLKILNLSHSHDLTQLPDFSKFPNLEKLILKDCKRLAKVHKSIGDLKSLVLVNLKDCETLKALPRSFYKLKSVKTLVLDGCSRFRSLSEHLGKMASLVTLFADGTAIKKVPPSIVRLEKLERLSLSYLKCPLQLPSLRGLGSLTELSLGHCNLMEVPNDIGCSLPCLEYLFLDNNNFQSLPSLSGLSMLIELRLDSCRNLVEITDLPKSLGILEMKDCSALERMSDFSGMSTIVYLSSPKLIEFPGLESALNSGLRLDMLTHNNVMDFLLKDSTLQGWTGCGFMNLVGRQIPTWFNHVNEGTQVRFEVPKEIGCNAKALAVCLASCHFDRDRPSGSLTIYAINHTKRTSFVTLMIDAQKGENIWLGKFPLPETEFNLEEGDSVHVFAIRQSIEVKKIGVRLLCDETKISQSFGLQMSQSESIPYKSALEQIYEKVEWNILYPHSIPYTEALKLKEALKDIAAEVEWNISDPLSSPYTEALKLKEALKDILAEVDDFNEDYDEDDENDDEEDRDDDANDEDDDNHDDEDGDDYVS